Proteins encoded by one window of Arachis ipaensis cultivar K30076 chromosome B04, Araip1.1, whole genome shotgun sequence:
- the LOC107636676 gene encoding uncharacterized protein LOC107636676, with the protein METPKQSLSDLATIVSNLTKTTHNFMTETRSSIKNLEVHIGQLSKKIPEIPSNTLLSNTEINPKEECKALIVEAKAEPTEEPTKEELKEIRAHEDVLMHAPLEADEPEKYSSSNEKKETKEEQIARFMAILMKLKASSSDAEILENEPLVLTKELNTLVQKKLPQKLPDPGSFLIPCTIGTITFEKALCDLGSSINLMPLFVMKRLEILEVQPTKISLEMADKSLKRAYGMMEDVLVKVENFYLPADFVILDTGEDKDESIILGRPFLALLRPSSMWKRES; encoded by the coding sequence ATGGAGACACccaagcagagcctctctgacttggcCACCATAGTCTCCAATCTCACTAAGACTACTCACAATTTTATGACAGAAACTAGGTCTTCCATCAAGAATTTGGAAGTACATATTGGTCAACTAAGCAAGAAGATCCCAGAGATCCCCTCAAACACTCTTTTAAGTAACACAGAGATAAATCCaaaggaagagtgcaaggccctcaTTGTGGAAGCCAAGGCCGAACCTACAGAGGAACCTACTAAGGAGGAACTTAAGGAAATCAGGGCTCATGAGGATGTCCTTATGCACGCCCCTCTGGAAGCAGATGAGCCTGAAAAATACTCCTCCTCAAATGAGAAAAAAGAGACCAAAGAAGAGCAAATTGCTCGTTTCATGGCAATCCTCATGAAGTTGAAGGCCAGTTCCTCTGATGCAGAGATATTGGAGAATGAACCTCTAGTATTGACCAAGGAACTTAATACCTTAGTTCAGAAGAAGCTGCCTCAGAAGCTACCGGATCCCGGAAGCTTCCTGATTCCCTGTACCATAGGGACAATCACCTTTGAGAAGGCACTATGCGACCTTGGATCAAGCATCAATCTTATGCCTCTCTTTGTAATGAAGAGGCTGGAAATTCTAGAGGTCCAACCTACTAAgatctcattggagatggcagacaagtccctAAAAAGGGCATATGGAATGATGGAGGACGTCCTGGTGAAGGTTGAAAACTTTTATCTCCCTGCAGATTTCGTAATCTTGGACACAGGGGAGGACAAAgacgaatccatcatcctaggaaggcctttTCTAGCACTGCTAAGGCCTTCATCAATGTGGAAAAGGGAGAGCTAG